From the Mycobacterium noviomagense genome, the window CCACCAACGCCGGCACCGACCGCGCCCCGGTCATTCCGCACAACTCGTCGCGGTCGATCTCGGCGACGATCTCCACGATGCGCCCATCAATCGCGTTGCGCTGACCCGTCAGTTCCGCCATCTCCTCAAAGAGCACCTCAAGGCGCTCTTTAGGACTGGCCGCCACGGCGTCAGCAGATGCGATCGACGACATGACAACATCATCGCAGCCACCTCTGACAAAAATGGGCTACGCGATCCCGGCTCCAGAACACGGCAGGTATCGCGCTACCGGCCTCCCGCTCCGCAAGCGGGCTTGACCGGTTTTGCGGTTGTCAGGTCGCAAAATGCACTTGGTTCACGTGGGCGGCGACCCGCAAGGCGTTGGCCGCGACCGTTAAGCCAGGATTCAAACCGGCGCTCGAAGGGAAGAACGAGGCGTCCACCACATAGAGGTTATCCACTTCATGTGCTCGGTTATGCGCATCTAGCACACTGGTTTTCGGATCGGGACCGAAGCGGCACGTGCCGCAGACGTGGGCCAGAGCCTCGTTGTTGTCAGCGGCCCGCAGGGCGATTTTACGGAAAGGCTTCAACACCTCTTTCAACTGCCGCAAAAACACTGCCCGGCGCTCGATCTCACTGGCGTGAAAGCGGTACTGAATTCGCAGCCGCTGGCGCCCATCCGAGCCTGGACGCTCCGATGGCAGCACACGGTTGTCCAGATACGGCAGGTCTTCCATGATCAGTGCCAGCACCAGCCCACCGGTGTAGTAGCGCTCGTAGATCCGACGCGCAGCAGGGCTCATCAGCCGCAGCATCCTCGGCCGCAAGCCGGGGCGGTTGACCAACATCTCCATTGGTGCCATCGCACCGAATGACTGGACGGTGCCGTATTTTTGGCCCTCGAAGAAATAGAAATCGTTGAGGCCGATCTCTTTGTTCTCGGCAGTGATCTTGTGGTCGGGTTGCGGCCAGATTTCGACGAGGTCGATGAGGTGGCGCATCAGATTGCGTCCCACCAAGTCTGAGCTGTTGGCCAACCCGTGCGGCCAATCACCGGACCGGGAATTGAGCAACAGTACCGGGGTGACCAACGCACCGGCGGCCAGCACCACCACCTTCGCGTTCAGCGTCAGCACGCCGGAATGGTGCTCGCAGATCACTTGCCGGACGTGGGTGCGGTCCGCATCTAGACGTACCGCCCGACATTGCGATAGCAGACTCGCTCCGTGCTCGGCAACGGCGGGGAGCACGCCATTGCGCGCGGCGTCGTTCTTGCAAGACCGATGACAGAGATAGCCTTGACATACAGCACAGCCATCGGTGTAATCGCAGGCCATCGGCAGGTGGTAGGGATGCAATCCGCGACCTGCCAAGTAGTCCACCAGCGGTTGGTTGTCTGCCGAAAACGGCGGCGCCGGAAGCAGATCGACCTCGGCCGCCTCAGGCCGAAGCGGATCGGGCTGACCACGGACCCCCAGCAGCTTTTCGGCCGCGACGTACCAGGGCCGCATCTGGTCGTACGTGACCGGCCAGGCATCCGGCACAGTGGAATCGCCGGGATCGCAGAAGTTTTCGCGGGGAGTGAAGTCGCGAACGAAGAATCGCTCGCAGACCATTCCGTAGAGCGCCGACGAGCCCCCCGTTCCGCTGCCGATAAACGGAACGAACCGCCGCGGAAAGCCCTTGCTGATGTCAACGATTTCGTCGGTCGAGCGCCCGGCCCGCGCCAAGGCGTCGTAGTACGCCTCTGCCGAACGGGCGGCCCTCGGCTCGGCGACTTCCGGCATCAGGGAGCGAATGGTTCCCGGCACCCCGGCCAGTGTCGATCGCCCTTTCTCGACGAACAGCACCCGACGGCCGGATCGGGCCAGCGAGTAGCCCATCATGCCGCCACCCATCCCCGTGCCCACGACAATCACGTCCCAGACAACGCGTTCGGCCTCGCGGGCATCCAGCTCGCCGTCAGCCAAATCGAGCTCCTCAGCGGTGGTACAGCATCTGCCCGGATTGGGCGAACCACGAAGCTACCACCCGCTGTCACCCGAAGGGTCCGCCGCTAAATGTTCCGCAACGTCTCCCCTGACGTTTCTGTCTTCGCACGGCGGCTGCGCAGTGTTGGCAACGGAGAAAGATCAGCGGAATACATGGGCGAACGCCCAGCCGAGAGTGTCAGAAACAGGAATAATCACCGATGCCTGACGTCGCCCACGTGCACGACCACCGAAAGGCTCGGACCCGCGAATGAAGTTTGTGCTGGCAAGCTATGGGACTCGCGGCGATGTCGAGCCATGCATCGCTGTGGGCCATGAGCTGCAGCGGCGCGGGCACGACGTGCGTGTGGCCGTCCCACCCGACATGGTTGGCTTCGCCCAGTCGGCTGAGCTTTCTGCGGTCGCTTACGGAGCGGATGCGCGGGTGTGGCAGGAAGTGCACCGCGCCTTTGTGACGCGTTTATACCGCAGCCCCTGGCGAACCGGTGATCTGATCAGATTGGGGCGCGAAGATTGGAAGTTGTTTACCCAGTGCTGGCAGGAGGTCAACGCGACGCTGACGTCGCTTGCAGCCGGGGCCGACCTGCTGCTCACTGGAGTGATCGCCGAGCAGTCTGCTGCCAACGTCGCGGAGTGCTACGACATTCCATTGGCCACACTGCACACGTTCCCCATGCGTGCGAACGGCAAGCTGCTACCGAATCTGCCGTCGCCATTAAGCCGCTCCCTGATGACCGTTAGCGAACGGCTGCAATGGCTGATCACGAAAAAGATCGAGGACGCACAGCGTTACGAGCTGGGCCTGCCGAAGGCTACGAGCCGCGCGCAGC encodes:
- a CDS encoding GMC oxidoreductase, with the translated sequence MADGELDAREAERVVWDVIVVGTGMGGGMMGYSLARSGRRVLFVEKGRSTLAGVPGTIRSLMPEVAEPRAARSAEAYYDALARAGRSTDEIVDISKGFPRRFVPFIGSGTGGSSALYGMVCERFFVRDFTPRENFCDPGDSTVPDAWPVTYDQMRPWYVAAEKLLGVRGQPDPLRPEAAEVDLLPAPPFSADNQPLVDYLAGRGLHPYHLPMACDYTDGCAVCQGYLCHRSCKNDAARNGVLPAVAEHGASLLSQCRAVRLDADRTHVRQVICEHHSGVLTLNAKVVVLAAGALVTPVLLLNSRSGDWPHGLANSSDLVGRNLMRHLIDLVEIWPQPDHKITAENKEIGLNDFYFFEGQKYGTVQSFGAMAPMEMLVNRPGLRPRMLRLMSPAARRIYERYYTGGLVLALIMEDLPYLDNRVLPSERPGSDGRQRLRIQYRFHASEIERRAVFLRQLKEVLKPFRKIALRAADNNEALAHVCGTCRFGPDPKTSVLDAHNRAHEVDNLYVVDASFFPSSAGLNPGLTVAANALRVAAHVNQVHFAT